One Hordeum vulgare subsp. vulgare chromosome 4H, MorexV3_pseudomolecules_assembly, whole genome shotgun sequence DNA window includes the following coding sequences:
- the LOC123448355 gene encoding 3-ketoacyl-CoA synthase 20-like translates to MSAAAQETTTGGGESKHKHHGPRRPGYLKLGYHIVVSNAVYVLLAPFAVALALRASRLTPSDLAAARAYLVANLQLAVSLVSVATTLATVYLARRPRAVYLLDLACYKPGPEHVVTRETFMEQSNKAGVFTDDNLAFQRKILERSGLGQETYFPAAVLNSPPNPCMAEARREAEAVMFGAIDSLLANTGVGARDIGVVVVNCSLFNPTPSLSAMVVNHYKLRGNVASYNLGGMGCSAGLISIDLAKQLLQVHRNSYALVVSMENITLNWYWGNDRSMLMSNCLFRMGGAAILLSNRGADKRRSKYQLVHTVRTHHGADDRAYRCVFQEEDKAGRVGVALSKDLMAVAGEALKTNITTLGPLVLPMSEQILFLTSLIGKKIFGLKMKPYIPDFKMAFEHFCIHAGGRAVLDTIEKNLELSDWHMEPSRMTLNRWGNTSSSSLWYELAYTEAKGRVRRGHRVWQIAFGSGFKCNSAVWRALKDIHPSKEACNNPWIEEIYRFPVVVPKVESVVSSS, encoded by the exons ATGAGCGCCGCCGCCCAAGAAACCACGACCGGCGGCGGCGAAAGCAAGCATAAGCATCACGGACCTCGCCGCCCCGGGTACCTCAAGCTTGGCTACCACATCGTGGTGTCCAACGCGGTCTACGTACTATTGGCCCCGTTCGCCGTGGCGTTGGCGCTCCGTGCGTCCCGTCTCACCCCGTCCGACCTGGCCGCAGCGCGCGCCTACCTCGTCGCCAACCTCCAGCTCGCTGTCTCCCTCGTGTCCGTCGCCACAACCCTTGCAACGGTCTACCTCGCGCGGCGGCCCCGCGCGGTGTACCTGTTAGACTTGGCGTGCTACAAGCCGGGGCCTGAGCATGTGGTTACCCGGGAGACCTTCATGGAGCAGTCCAACAAGGCCGGGGTGTTCACCGACGACAACCTGGCGTTCCAGCGGAAGATCTTGGAACGGTCGGGGCTCGGGCAGGAGACCTACTTCCCGGCGGCGGTGCTCAACTCGCCGCCTAACCCGTGCATGGCGGAGGCGCGGCGGGAGGCAGAGGCTGTTATGTTCGGCGCCATCGACAGCCTGCTCGCCAACACAGGGGTGGGGGCCAGGGAcatcggcgtcgtcgtcgtcaactGCAGCCTCTTCAACCCGACGCCGTCGCTCTCTGCCATGGTCGTGAACCACTATAAGCTCCGCGGTAACGTCGCTAGCTACAACCTCGGCGGCATGGGATGCAGCGCTGGGCTCATCTCCATCGACCTGGCCAAGCAGCTGCTCCAG GTCCACCGGAACTCGTACGCGCTAGTGGTGAGCATGGAGAACATCACGCTGAATTGGTACTGGGGTAACGACCGCTCCATGCTCATGTCCAACTGCCTCTTCCGCATGGGCGGCGCGGCGATCCTCCTCAGCAACCGTGGCGCTGATAAGCGCCGCTCAAAGTACCAGCTCGTGCATACGGTGCGGACGCATCATGGCGCCGACGACCGCGCCTACCGCTGCGTGTTTCAGGAGGAGGACAAGGCTGGCAGGGTTGGTGtcgctctctccaaggacctcatgGCAGTAGCCGGCGAGGCCCTCAAGACCAACATCACCACGCTAGGCCCCCTCGTTCTCCCCATGTCCGAGCAGATCCTTTTCCTCACCTCTCTCATCGGCAAGaagatctttggtctcaagatgaAGCCCTATATTCCGGACTTCAAGATGGCTTTCGAGCACTTCTGCATCCATGCAGGCGGTAGGGCAGTGCTCGACACCATCGAGAAGAACCTGGAGCTCAGTGACTGGCACATGGAGCCTTCAAGGATGACGTTGAACCGGTGGGGGAACACGTCTAGCAGCTCGCTGTGGTATGAGCTTGCGTACACGGAGGCCAAGGGACGCGTTCGGCGCGGCCACCGTGTGTGGCAGATCGCCTTTGGGTCAGGGTTTAAGTGTAACAGCGCCGTGTGGCGCGCGCTCAAGGACATTCACCCGTCAAAGGAAGCCTGCAACAACCCGTGGATCGAGGAGATCTACCGGTTCCCAGTCGTGGTGCCCAAGGTGGAGAGCGTCGTTTCATCGTCATGA